A single region of the Nicotiana sylvestris chromosome 6, ASM39365v2, whole genome shotgun sequence genome encodes:
- the LOC104217685 gene encoding uncharacterized protein yields MSISHSTWPVMLMNYNLSPWICMKPEYIMLSMIIPGPSSPGKDIDVYLQPLIAELKELWEKGVETYDAETNQTFLMRAALLWTVSDFPALSMLSGWSTKARWACPTYNYDTCSQYLKHSRKMCYLRHRAFLPHDHPFRKDKKSFNGEEEHRAMPTPLSGVEVLEELREFNIIFGKGQKKRPRRNDGPWKKRSIFFEFPYWVHNKLRHNLDMMHIEKNICDSFLGTLLDIPGKSKDHVNSRYDLQEMGIRKELQPLKDDKNGKVHLAKACYSMKPEEKRLFCTVLKNVKLPKGCASNISHRVQVEEMKISGYKSHDANFIMHYLLQVAVIKVLPKNVSLALIRLGNYFRTICSKVIRQNDLDKMQSEIIDIACDLETIFPPTFFDIMTHLPIHLVNEIKLGGLTHLRWMYPLEKNLCKYKAFVRNRTHPEASIAEGFLAEECLNFCSRYLHDGVKTRFSRYQTEDDEGIQIEGDDSSPIFPNIGHPIGSKNKRKGKTFDMDLQLWSEAHRYVLFNTGDEQVEAFIKEHKNFINNHTKGNAWLKARIHSREFENWLREKVKNVEMPNHLR; encoded by the exons ATGAGCATTTCCCATAGTACATGGCCAGTCATGTTAATGAACTATAATTTATCACCATGGATTTGCATGAAGCCGGAGTATATAATGTTGTCAATGATCATTCCAGGTCCATCATCTCCAGGAAAGGATATAGATGTGTACCTACAACCACTAATTGCTGAGTTGAAGGAACTGTGGGAAAAGGGAGTAGAAACATATGATGCTGAAACTAACCAAACATTTTTAATGCGTGCAGCCTTATTGTGGACAGTTAGTGATTTTCCAGCATTATCAATGCTTTCCGGATGGAGCACCAAGGCGAGATGGGCATGCCCCACTTATAATTATGATACTTGCTCTCAATATCTCAAACATAGTCGTAAGATGTGTTACTTGAGGCATCGGGCATTTTTACCGCATGATCATCCATTTCGGAAAGATAAGAAATCATTCAATGGTGAAGAGGAGCATCGAGCCATGCCTACTCCATTATCGGGGGTAGAAGTGCTCGAAGAACTACGTGAATTCAATATTATCTTTGGAAAAGGCCAAAAGAAAAGGCCTCGGCGTAATGACGGTCCGTGGAAGAAAAGATCCatcttttttgaatttccatATTGGGTACATAATAAATTGAGGCACAATCTTGACatgatgcatatagagaagaACATATGTGATAGTTTTCTTGGGACTTTGTTAGATATACCTGGAAAGTCCAAGGATCATGTAAATTCTCGCTATGATTTGCAAGAAATGGGGATACGCAAGGAGCTTCAACCATTAAAAGatgataaaaatggaaaagttcaTCTAGCTAAAGCTTGTTACTCCATGAAACCGGAAGAAAAAAGATTATTTTGCACCGTCTTAAAGAATGTCAAATTACCAAAAGGGTGTGCCTCAAATATATCACATCGAGTGCAAGTGGAGGAGATGAAAATATCAGGATACAAGAGCCATGATGCTAATTTCATAATGCATTACTTGCTCCAAGTTGCGGTTATAAAAGTGTTACCCAAGAATGTCTCTTTGGCCTTGATTAGGTTGGGAAATTATTTTAGAACCATATGTAGTAAAGTTATAAGGCAAAATGATCTTGATAAAATGCAGTCTGAAATTATAGATATAGCATGTGACCTCGAAACAATTTTCCCGCCAACCTTTTTTGATATAATGACACATTTGCCTATCCATTTAGTGAATGAAATTAAGCTTGGCGGTCTGACTCATTTGCGTTGGATGTATCCCTTGGAGAAAAACCTGTGTAAATACAAAGCATTTGTTCGTAATCGAACTCATCCAGAAGCATCAATAGCAGAGGGATTTTTGGCAGAAGAATGCTTGAACTTTTGTTCGAGATACTTACATGATGGGGTGAAGACAAGATTCAGTCGCTATCAAACTGAAGATGATGAAGGCATTCAAATAGAGGGAGATGATTCTTCACCTATATTTCCTAATATAGGCCATCCAATCGGAAGTAAGAATAAAAGGAAAGGCAAGACTTTTGACATGGATTTACAGTTATGGTCTGAAGCACATCGATATGTTTTGTTCAATACTGGAGATGAACAAGTTGAGGCATTTATCAA GGAACATAAGAATTTCATTAACAATCATACTAAAGGAAATGCATGGCTAAAAGCACGAATTCATAGTCGAGAATTCGAAAATTGGCTTAGAGAGAAAGTTAAAAATGTTGAAATGCCCAATCATTTAAGATAG